The DNA sequence TCGCCCCCTCTGGCCACTGCACTTTCACacacttctgctgctgctgcttttcttAGCGTCTTAGCTCAGTCCGAGCTTTTAAGCGAGGGATTTCGCCCCCTCCGGCCACTGCACTTTCACAcactcctgctgctgctgcttctcctaACGCCCTAGCTCGGTCCGAGCTTTTAAGCGAGggatttcgatttttttttctattcactgcactttcactttcactgCTTCTCCTAGCGTCCTAGCTCAGTCCGAGCTTTTAAGCGAGGGATTTCGCCCCCTCCGGCCACCTTCGTCGTTGCTCAGTCCGAGCTTTCAGCGAGGGATTTCGCCCCCTCCGGCCACCTTCGTCGTTACTCAGTCCGAGCTTTCAAGCGAGGGATTTCGCCTCCTCCGGCCTTCGGCCCTGGCTTGGGCCttcgtggggacagtccgtccgtcttGGCCTTTCgaggggacagtccgtccgtcctggcctgccctggcttgggctttcgaggGGACAGttcgtccgtcctggcctgccttGGCTAGGGCTTTCGTgaggacagtccgtccgtcctggcctgccctggcttgggctttcgtggggacagtccgtccgtcctggcctgccctggtttgggctttcgtggggacagtccgtccgtcctggcctgccctggcttgggctttcgaggAGACAGTTCGTCCGTCCTGgactgccctggcttgggctttcgaggggacagtccgtccgtcctggcctgccctggcttgggctttcgaggGGACAGttcgtccgtcctggcctgccctggcttgggctttcgtggggacagtccgtccgacctggcctgccctggcttgggctttcgaggggacagtccgtccgacctggcctgccctggcttgggctttcgtggggacagtccgtccgtcctggcctgccctggcttgggctttcgaggAGACAGTTCGTCCGTCCTGgactgccctggcttgggctttcgaggggacagtccgtccgtcctggcctgccctggcttgggctttcgaggGGACAGttcgtccgtcctggcctgccctggcttgggctttcgtggggacagtccgtccgacctggcctgccctggcttgggctttcgtggggacagtccgtccgacctggcctgccctggcttgggctttcgtggggacagtccgtctGTCCTGGCCtaccctggcttgggctttcgaggGGACAGttcgtccgtcctggcctgccctggcttgggctttcgaggggacagtccgtccgacctggcctgccctggcttgggctttcgtggagacagtccgtccgtcctggcctgccctggcttgggcttttgAGGGGAcggtccgtccgtcctggcctgccctggatTGGGCTTTCgaggggacagtccgtccgtcctggcctgccctggcttgggctttcgaggGAATCGTCCTTCCTGGCTGTACCCCGACCGGGTTTTCGAGGGAATCGTCCTTCCTGGCTGTACCCCGACCGGGTTTTCGAGGGAATCGTCCTTCCTGGCTCCTCTACTCTGAGTTCCTGTGTAGGTTTacttcctctctggagccaccatatCCTTAAACGGGCAATAATCCCAATGAAAGGTCTGCAGTGACGGAATCGCAACCCCGTATGCAAGCGGAGTAAGTAAACGCTACACTGTTCTTAGGGAAGAACGGAACTAACTTTATTCATTCAATTCGGCGTAGCCGTTCTACGCCGCTATCTTACTCTAGCGATGCCTAATCCTAATTTTCCTAATCCTAGTTTCCTCATGCCCTATGTCCTTATGATGAATACCCCCACCCTTATTTTATTGTGACTTCTATGCCCACGCACTTTACGCGCGCATCCTAATTACTAACACTACTTAAACTTCTAATCGCACTACCTGTCCTAATCTATAAAGTGGGCGTGGCCTTCCTATCTAATCCTATGCTATAGTTCAACCTACTTCCGAATTCATCCTAGTTCTAGTCTTAATCCTAAttagttcatttctatttttagaatcCACCTAGTTCATTTCTGTCGGCGACATGACAGGTAGTTGGATACTGGTGGTTAATAGCTCATACAACAACACGTCAAAATCGCTTGCGCtattttcaagaaaaagtttaataatttttgGGGTCGCAGATGGTCGTAGCTAGTTTTAACGACAAAATGTAGGAAAAATGTTGTTCTTTCTATTAATATACGACTCACGAGTGAAATCGAGTcgaatcattaaaaaaatcactctccaaaatgaaaatatccaaaaattcAGCAGGgatgtttggttttcaatcatttatGAAGTTTAAAAAcgagtttttttgttaaatattcaGACATAACATCAAATTATGACAAAACACCTTCAACCTTCAACGACACATTGATTATTAAAATCTAAGCATCATATACTAAAATATTCTGGTTTATGTTCGGTCGAAAAATAGCTCCAATTtgggacaaaaaacacaaagtttATACTTTGATGGCCTATATCTCAGTAAGTTTAagataaaaacgtgaaatattttggtttcaacTAAGTTTAAGTATCTTTTTTAAGAAAATGATTATGGTGTTAACCTGCGATAAAGTTTGATTTTTCGATCAAAGGCGTTTGCCCAATGTGTAGTGGCGtgttaaacggtgggcggactgggcggccgccaggggccccggcgatctagggggaCCCGTCAATATGGATGTTTGACTTCGTCTCaattccacccccccccccccccaccgtaTGGGGCTTAAACCACCGTTTTCAAGACTTATTTCTAATCAATTCACTCACTCTCTCCGCTTGGTGACGCACAGACGTGGTTTTGATCGCTCCTGCTTATTCCAGTGTTTTAACGCGGCTTGATTAATCGCCCTGTGGCTGGCAAAATTTTATCGCTTGTGACTTTTGCACACATCTGCTTTGCGATATCACTCGTTGTGTGCTTGCTTTCCACTGTAACAGTGTTATCATAATGACTATCTGTGCAATTTGCGCTACGGCAATTAATCCAAATGGTGATCCATTACATTTGTCGTGTTCGGGGGTGTGTGGCCGTTTGTTCCATGCTCACTGTGCTGGTGTCTCTGAATCCACGTTAAGTGAATTGTTGGCAGATTGTGGTCTGTGCTGGCTATGCAAACAATGTGATGCCTTGCGTAAATCGAAAAAGCCTGTATTGTTTCCGGAGATTGAGGCCGCCTTGGTCAATTCAATGGATGGCATTTTCTCGTCTCTAGGAAACGCCATTAACTCGATAAGAGCGGATCTGCTTCACCGTCTTAAGCAGGATCTATTTAGTGAGAGTGCCTCGTTTGATTCTGCATATGGTAAGAGAGACGCACGGTGCCCTCTCCGAACATCACTACCCCTCGATCTACCATCTCGTCACCTCCCTCCGGCTCCCTGGCCGGCAGTGCCTCCTGCGCCTGCAATGCAACAAGGAACGGGATCGGGGAGTACATATGATCCAGTATTTGTGGCTCCAAGGCCAAGGGACACGCTTACAGATGAGTCGGCCATAAATATCGATAGTGCAAGCAACACTAGCACCGTTAAATCTATCGTCGCCCGACTGGATGCTCCCATAAACGATCCATCTAACTTCGGCTCTCTGAGTACACCACGCTTGGCCAGCATGCCTTCTCAGAGTGCTTCTCTGCCGTCGGCTCTCTCTCATCCACTGAGTGACACCTGTTCTGAACCTACTTCCGTGCTACATAAACTCTATGAGAAACAATAATGGCCTCCCTACTAGTATGTCACTTGGTGATGTGCTTGTTACGTGCCTGAATGACATTCGTTCGCTTTTTGCTGATCATTTCTCGAGTGTCTATGAAAATGGTTTAGATAACTCTGCAAGCTTTGAGGCCAGTCTTTCATTCACCCCTCTCAATGTCCTgaatgttgaatttgtttctgTAAGCACTGCTTCTGTTTTACGTACGTTAGGTAACCTTAAACCATCCTCAGTGCCGGGTCCCGATGGTATTCCTGCTGCTTTACTCGTTCATTGTCGTGAAGCACTAGCCCTtcctgtttctttcctttttaatcTTTCTTTGTCCTACTTTTCCGCTACTTTTCCGAATATTTGGAAACAAGCATGGATAAGGCCAGTTTTTAAAAAGGGTGATCGTGGTTGCGTctctaattatcgtggcatatcTATTTTATCGGCGTTCAGCAAAGTCTTTGAATCTGTTATTCGTTTACCTCTAATGGAAATGGTGAAATCGTGGATCATTCCAAATCAATATGGCTTTATGGCTGGCCACTCCACCACTACTAATCTTATGGAATTTGTTTCCTCAGCACTCTCAAATCTGGACTTTGGCATGCAGGTTGATGCTGTGTATACCGATTTCAAAGCTGCGTTCGATAAAATCCCCCATTCTCTGCTCATTGCTAAATTCAAGAAACTTGGCTtctctcctttctttcttgAATGGCTACAATCATATCTATCAAatcgtttttgctgtgttaaattgaatgaCGGTTTTTCTTATGAGTTTCATTGTTCGTCTGGTGTATCCCAGGGTAGTGTCTTGAGtcctttactttttattttatttgtcaatgatgtTGTGGTGACACAACGTGTAACCGCTTCTTAAGACGCGTTACGCatagcaaacacatacagaacgcatcgcgcgtaacgtgtagcactctttcactcactaacactaacaataGCAAACGATTGCACTACTACCATTAGATATAGGAttagaattatattttatattagaaataaaatcattctacGAGTGACCACCAAGCGAGCAACAAGCCAACTCATTACGTGCACCCGAAAGAAGTGAAATTAGCTAGAACATTCCCATAACTGGTGACCCCGAttgaacaaatatcaaaatacgTTTATCCGAAACGTAACGTAGCAATCGCGAGTAATCATTTCACAGTGACagcttttcatttgcatttcgcTCGCCACGTTTTTAAGTTCAATAATCGAACATTGACCATCAAGTGTCGACCGCGTGCGAAACAAAATGACGACCAACAACGAAGTTGAACAAAATGGTGCGCTGATTGTGAAAAGTGAGGCAAGTGAAGCTACAGTGATTGCTAAAATAAATTTCCCAGACTTCGACCAAGAGGATATTGAAACCTGGTTCATATGCCTTGAAGCCTCTTTTCACGTCAACGGCATTAAACTGGACAAGTTTAAGTTCAACACAGTGATCGTTGCTCTTGGTTCACGAGCAAAATACGTGCATTCAGTCATCAAGCAGTGTCAAAACGAAAATAACAGCAACAAGTACGAAACACTAAAGGAAGCTGTTATCGCTCATTTCCAACCATCGGAAACACAGCGACTGAGCAGTTTGCTTTCCGGCATGTCCCTTGGAGACCAGAAACTCAGCGTTTTGCTGTCCGAGATGCGCCGCTTAGGAGGAGCAGGTTGTACCGACAACATCCTGACCAACTTATGGTTGCGAGTCCTGCCCAACACAACTCGTGCCATCATCGCTGCCATGCCAACCGCAACACTAGACGACCAGGCAAAAGTTGCTGACAAGATTCTGGAGGCACCCCGCGAGCAGATTTCCTCTATTCAACATCGAGGAGATGCAGCTACGATAAATTCGCTGGAACAACGTATCGAAGCCCTTACGCAACGCTTAGATGAAGCACTAACAGGTAACCCCCACAGACGGAACCGTTTTACTAATACACGTTCTCGTTCTTGCAGCCGACGGGATGGAACGCCAGCCAGAAATAAACGAGGCTGGATCTGCTGGTTTCATTTCCGGCACGGTTCTCAAGCTCGCAAGTGCGAAAAACAGAAGGCTGACAACCCGAACGTaccgtgtatttttttcgacgGGAAGATCGAGGTGTACTCTCGACCGCGACCGATGTAAGCGCTAACCCGCAAACCGCCCACGCCGCTGCCGCATCTGCCAGCAATCCTGCGTCCGCCACGGACAATgatagcagcaacaacaatcgtttacaacgcatacacatacacgacCCGAAAACATCGAATCGATTCCTTATCGACACCGGAGCGGACGTATCTGTTGTCCCACCAACCTTAAGAGAACGTAACTCACCAAAACACTCACAACAGCTGTTTGCCGCGAACGGTACCCCAATACACACGTACGGTACCAAGCGTATCACTGTCGATCTCGGCCTACGACGATCctttgtgtgggtgtttgtCGTCGCAGATGTAAAGTCGCCAATCATAGGTGCCGATTTCTTAAAACATTACGATCTCCTTGTCGATCTCCGGCGATGCAAACTGATCGATAACACGACCCGTTTTGAAATCGAAAACATTAACGCAGTGACCGAACCTGCTATTACCACATTCGACATGAATTCACCGTTTTCTGACATTCTTACCGAATAAAAGGACATAACTGTTTTAAACATGAAGCACAAACCAACCGAGGCGAACACCGTCCATCAGATAATCACAAACGGACCACCCGTTTTTTGTCGACCACGACGATTGCCCATCGACAAATTAAAAGAAGCCAAGGCTGAATTCCAATTTTTAATGGAATAGGGGATTTGTCAACCCTCTAAAAGCAACTGGGCAAGCGCCTTACATCTTGTAAAAAAATCGAACGGCAAGTGGAGACCATGCGGAGATTATCGGAATCTTAACGCGATCACCATACCAGACCGATACCCAGTACCGCATATTCAGGATTTTTCGAATATCCTGCACGGCAAAACTATATTTTCATGTATTGACTTACAAAGGGCATATCATCAGATTCCAGTAGCCCCAGAAGATGTCCCAAAGACGGCCATAACGACTCCTTTCGGACTTTTCGAATTTAAATACATGACCTTTGGCTTAAGAAACGCAGGACAGACTCTACAAAGGCATTTGCACGCTATCTTAGGCGACCTCGATTATGTTTTTCCTTACGTAGATGATCTATGCATAGCTTCAGAGAACATAGAACTGCATAAAAGGCACCTCCGTGAAGTTTTTGAACGCTTGAAACAGAATAGTCTCGTCATAAACGCAGCTAAATGTCAAATAAGCCAACAAGCCGTGGATTTTCTCGGACACAGAGTCACAGCCGAGGGTATACAACCGAAACTCGCCAAAGTTCAAGCCATTATTGATATACCTAGACCCATTAACGCCAAGGAACTGAAAAGATTTCTAGGAGCCATAAACTTTTATCGCCGATTCATACCACGCGCAGCTGAAAACCAACGCATCCTACAGGCAATGATATCAGGCAACATAAAAAACGACACGACTAGCCTCGAATGGAATGACACTACAAACGACGCATTCCTAAAGTGCAAACAGGAACTATCAAATGCTACTCTGCTTGCACACCCTTCACCTGAAGGAACACTAGCCCTTGATGTGGATGCTTCGAATACGTGCATCGGTGCCGTTCTTCATCAGATCACCGAAAAGGGACTACAACCACTCGCATTCTTTTCACGCAAGCTGAGTGAGAGCCAACAAAAGCTAAGCACGTATGATCGCGAGCTAATCGCGATGTACGAAGCAGTAAAGCACTTTAAAGATACCGTACAAGCCCGAGAGTTTTGTATTTATACAGATCATAAACCACTCGTCACCGCTTTTCAGCAGCGTCCAGAAAAGGCTACACCTACACAGCAACGCAGACTTAGCTACATAAGCGAATTTACAACCGATATTCGGCATGTAGCGGGTGATGCGAATAAAGTTGCCGACATGCTGAGCCGCATCAACACAATTACTGCAATAGATACAATAGACTACAATCGCATGGCTAAGGAACAGAAAACCGATCCAGAACTCAAACATTTCCTAGAAAACCCACCAACAAATACTTGCGTTCAtcttaaacaattaaaatcaccTCTAGCCGATACTCCCATATATTGCGATATATCCACAGAGGCGATTCGCCCTTTCGTACCAAAGCAATTTAGAAAGCAGATTTTAGAAAAAATccacagcacaacacaccCTGGTATACGTGCTACCACTCGTTTGGTATCTGACCGCTTCATTTGGCCTTCTCTTCGTCGAGATTGCAAAGCATTTGTAACGAATTGTATGCCATGCCAGAAATCAAAAATACAACGCCATAACAAATCGCCAATTGATCAAATCAAAACGCCTGATCGCCGATTCGCACACATCCATATGGATCTCATAGGACCCTTACCGCCATCTGAAGGCAATTTATTGTCTTACCATCATCGATAAATTTACCAGGTGGCCCGAGGTTTACCCTATACCTAACATGACCGCACACACCGTAGCGCGTGCTTTAATCAATGGTTGGATTTCGCGATTTGGTGTACCGACGAATATTACAACCGACTGTGGCAGGCAATTCGAGTCAGAGCTT is a window from the Anopheles merus strain MAF chromosome X, AmerM5.1, whole genome shotgun sequence genome containing:
- the LOC121591025 gene encoding uncharacterized protein LOC121591025, whose amino-acid sequence is MTTNNEVEQNGALIVKSEASEATVIAKINFPDFDQEDIETWFICLEASFHVNGIKLDKFKFNTVIVALGSRAKYVHSVIKQCQNENNSNKYETLKEAVIAHFQPSETQRLSSLLSGMSLGDQKLSVLLSEMRRLGGAGCTDNILTNLWLRVLPNTTRAIIAAMPTATLDDQAKVADKILEAPREQISSIQHRGDAATINSLEQRIEALTQRLDEALTADGMERQPEINEAGSAGFISGTVLKLANRGVLSTATDVSANPQTAHAAAASASNPASATDNDSSNNNRLQRIHIHDPKTSNRFLIDTGADVSVVPPTLRERNSPKHSQQLFAANGTPIHTYGTKRITVDLGLRRSFVWVFVVADVKSPIIGADFLKHYDLLVDLRRCKLIDNTTRFEIENINAVTEPAITTFDMNSPFSDILTE